A stretch of Miscanthus floridulus cultivar M001 chromosome 13, ASM1932011v1, whole genome shotgun sequence DNA encodes these proteins:
- the LOC136502294 gene encoding uncharacterized protein translates to MMLPMQTMHHQHPSSSKKAPAAVATAPLPAVVKVGDRRQGDDPAAACRREAAAAVVAAESAAVDVCLTAAAMAGAALLAWWAVAFHPSYAQLWMVPLGLVLAGTPPVVCLALRFSSVSRAPPPLLPPGKGSSESAGAPPQPPLVDVVVHK, encoded by the coding sequence ATGATGCTCCCGATGCAGACGATGCACCACCAGCACCCGAGCAGCAGCAAGAAAGCGccagcggcggtggcgacggcgcCACTGCCAGCCGTCGTCAAGGTCGGCGACCGCCGCCAAGGGGACGACCCGGCGGCGGCATGCCGACGCGAGGCAGCCGCAGCGGTCGTCGCCGCCGAATCCGCCGCCGTCGACGTGTGCCTCaccgcggccgccatggccggcgcggCGCTGCTGGCGTGGTGGGCCGTCGCGTTCCACCCGTCCTACGCGCAGCTGTGGATGGTCCCGCTCGGCCTCGTCCTCGCCGGCACCCCGCCCGTCGTCTGCCTCGCGCTCCGCTTCAGCTCTGTctcccgcgcgccgccgccgttgctgccgCCGGGCAAAGGCTCATCCGAGTCCGCCGgtgcgccgccgcagccgcccttGGTCGACGTGGTCGTCCACAAGTAG